One genomic window of bacterium includes the following:
- a CDS encoding carboxymuconolactone decarboxylase family protein yields MRVDYRKIYPEALQAMRGLEDAVHASTLEAELLELVKIRASQLNGCGYCLDMHTKDASAIGMSPQRLHLVAAWKEAPMYSPRERAGLAWCETLTLLPNSDAPDEIYKELENVFSPEEIVALTLAVVAINGWNRFAVGLRSPVGSYQRNEATN; encoded by the coding sequence ATGCGAGTGGACTACCGGAAAATCTATCCTGAGGCATTGCAGGCGATGAGGGGGCTGGAAGATGCGGTCCATGCCAGCACTCTAGAGGCAGAACTTCTTGAGCTTGTAAAGATTCGCGCTTCCCAGCTGAACGGCTGCGGCTATTGCCTCGATATGCACACGAAAGATGCCAGCGCAATAGGAATGAGTCCGCAACGGCTTCATCTTGTTGCGGCATGGAAAGAAGCGCCGATGTATTCGCCCAGGGAACGCGCTGGACTGGCCTGGTGCGAGACGCTCACGCTGCTGCCGAACTCAGACGCACCAGACGAGATCTACAAAGAATTGGAAAATGTCTTCAGCCCGGAGGAGATAGTCGCTTTGACACTAGCGGTCGTAGCAATCAATGGCTGGAATCGTTTTGCCGTAGGTCTGCGCTCTCCTGTCGGCAGCTATCAGCGCAATGAGGCAACCAACTGA
- a CDS encoding NAD(P)/FAD-dependent oxidoreductase, producing MSLERVLIVGGGFGGLAAAKRLREAPLDIRLIDRHNFHTFQPLLYQVATAGLDTADVAYPIRTILRRRSNIRFIHGLVSNIDFGRRSVILEDGAALQYDHLIIATGATASFLGIPGVRQHALPLYTLDDARWVRNKVLAALERADNDPNGAGGAAVFVVVGGGPTGVETAGALSELIDITMRHDRLRLDPLRTRVVLIEGRDRLLPSFSAHAGTYAEKALSSRGVDIRLNAQVASVSPTDVTLVDGQVISASVVIWVAGITVDGTLASTLPEQLHGPGGRIQVESDLTVPGHPEVFIVGDAAAIRPSENNVHSGNATRSHGAATLYPQVAQVAIQSGDHAALQILNRINGQRTEEFVYRERGVMATVGRRAAVAQLKHGLVISGTLGWLAWLALHLVYLIGFRNRIAVLINWVWRYFKWPSGPRLIVGDIGYKPGAPEVQCPDCPHLKPDHQ from the coding sequence GTGTCATTGGAGCGAGTTTTGATAGTTGGTGGAGGGTTTGGCGGCTTGGCGGCGGCAAAACGGCTTCGAGAAGCACCCCTTGACATTCGTCTCATCGATCGCCACAATTTTCATACCTTCCAGCCGCTCCTTTATCAGGTGGCAACTGCCGGCCTCGATACTGCGGATGTGGCATACCCCATCCGCACAATCCTGCGCAGGAGGAGCAATATCCGCTTCATACACGGCCTAGTGTCGAACATCGACTTTGGCCGACGAAGTGTCATCCTCGAAGACGGAGCAGCCCTCCAATACGACCACCTCATCATTGCCACTGGAGCAACCGCGTCCTTCCTCGGGATTCCGGGAGTGCGGCAACATGCTCTTCCCCTTTACACTCTTGACGACGCCCGCTGGGTTCGCAACAAAGTTCTTGCCGCGCTGGAGCGTGCCGACAACGATCCAAACGGGGCCGGCGGTGCCGCAGTATTTGTGGTAGTCGGCGGCGGTCCCACGGGAGTCGAAACTGCTGGTGCCCTGTCTGAACTCATCGACATCACCATGCGTCATGACCGCCTTCGCCTGGATCCACTTCGCACCCGGGTAGTCCTCATTGAAGGACGCGACCGCTTGTTGCCGAGCTTTTCTGCGCATGCAGGCACCTATGCCGAAAAGGCTCTGTCCTCCCGCGGTGTCGATATCCGTCTCAATGCCCAGGTTGCATCTGTATCCCCAACCGATGTGACTCTGGTCGACGGGCAGGTAATAAGCGCATCGGTCGTTATCTGGGTAGCGGGCATCACTGTGGATGGTACCCTTGCCTCGACTTTGCCTGAGCAGCTCCATGGACCCGGCGGGCGGATCCAGGTCGAATCTGATCTCACGGTTCCTGGCCATCCAGAAGTTTTCATTGTCGGTGACGCCGCAGCAATCCGGCCATCTGAAAATAACGTTCATTCCGGAAATGCAACTAGGTCCCATGGCGCCGCCACCTTGTATCCGCAAGTGGCTCAGGTTGCGATCCAATCTGGCGATCACGCGGCACTGCAGATTCTCAATCGGATCAATGGACAACGAACTGAAGAGTTTGTTTACCGCGAACGCGGGGTGATGGCAACGGTTGGCCGCAGAGCAGCTGTGGCCCAGCTAAAACATGGACTAGTGATTAGCGGCACTCTGGGCTGGCTGGCTTGGCTGGCGTTGCACCTGGTATATCTGATTGGCTTTCGCAATCGGATCGCCGTCCTCATCAACTGGGTTTGGAGGTATTTCAAGTGGCCTTCAGGACCGCGCTTGATTGTTGGCGACATTGGATACAAACCAGGTGCGCCAGAGGTCCAATGTCCTGACTGTCCTCACCTAAAACCTGATCACCAGTAG